One genomic segment of Rhinopithecus roxellana isolate Shanxi Qingling chromosome 6, ASM756505v1, whole genome shotgun sequence includes these proteins:
- the LOC104675895 gene encoding zinc finger protein 713 isoform X1, translated as MEEKEMNDGSQMVRSQESLTFQDVAVDFTKEEWDQLYPAQKNLYRDVMLENYRNLVALGYQLYKPEVIAQLELEEEWVIERDSLLDTHPDGENRPEIKKSTTSQNISDENQTHEMIMERLSGDCFWYSILGGLWDFDYHPEFNQENHKRYLGQVTLTHRKITQERSLECNKFTENCNLNSNLMHQRIPSIKIPLNSDTQGNSIKHNSDLVYSQGNYVRETPYEYSECGKIFNQHILLTDHIHTTEKPNHNSSFTQPQMVLTGEKPYKCDECGKRFSQRIHLIQHQRIHTGEKPFICNGCGKAFRQHSSFTQHLRIHTGEKPYKCNQCGKAFSRITSLTEHHRLHTGEKPYECGFCGKAFSQRTHLNQHERTHTGEKPYKCNECGKAFSQSAHLNQHRKIHTREKLCEYKCEQTVCHSPSLSST; from the exons atggaggagaaagaaatgaatgatGGCTCACAGATGGTGAGATCCCAG GAATCACTGACGTTTCAGGATGTGGCCGTGGACTTCACCAAAGAGGAGTGGGACCAGCTGTACCCTGCCCAAAAGAACCTCTATCGAGACGTGATGCTGGAGAACTACAGGAATCTGGTTGCACTGG GGTATCAGCTTTATAAGCCAGAGGTAATCGCACAGTTGGAGCTAGAGGAAGAGTGGGTGATAGAAAGAGACAGCCTGCTGGACACTCATCCAG ATGGAGAAAACAGGCCGGAGATCAAAAAGTCAACCACAAGCCAgaatatttctgatgaaaatcAAACCCATGAGATGATAATGGAGAGACTCTCTGGAGACTGCTTCTGGTACTCCATCCTAGGAGGACTCTGGGATTTTGATTACCATCCGGAGTTTAACCAAGAAAACCACAAGAGATATTTAGGACAAGTAACTTTGACCCACAGAAAGATCACACAGGAGAGAAGCCTTGAGTGTAataaatttacagaaaactgtaatCTGAACTCAAACCTTATGCATCAGAGAATTCCTTCTATTAAAATACCCCTGAATTCTGACACACAGGGAAACAGCATCAAACATAATTCAGACTTGGTTTACTCTCAGGGAAATTATGTAAGAGAGACACCCTATGAATACAGTGAGTGTGGAAAAATCTTCAATCAACATATTCTTCTTACTGATCATATTCATACCACAGAGAAACCCAACCACAACTCATCTTTTACCCAGCCTCAGATGGTGCttacaggagagaaaccctataagtGTGATGAATGTGGAAAAAGATTCAGCCAGAGGATACATCTCATtcaacatcagagaattcacacgGGAGAAAAGCCTTTTATATGCAATGGATGTGGGAAAGCCTTCCGTCAGCATTCATCCTTTACTCAGCATCTGAggattcatactggagaaaagccCTATAAATGTAATCAATGTGGTAAAGCTTTTAGCCGCATCACATCCCTTACTGAACATCAtagacttcatactggagagaaaccttacgaATGTGGTTTCTGTGGCAAAGCCTTCAGTCAGAGGACACATCTGAATCAACATGAAAGaactcatacaggagagaaaccctataaatgtaatGAATGCGGGAAAGCCTTTAGCCAGAGCGCGCACCTTAATCAACACAGGAAAATCCATACTCGGGAGAAACTATGTGAATATAAATGTGAGCAAACAGTTTGCCACAGTCCTTCACTTAGCAGCACATAA